One Lemur catta isolate mLemCat1 chromosome 15, mLemCat1.pri, whole genome shotgun sequence genomic window carries:
- the ZNF594 gene encoding zinc finger protein 594 isoform X2, translating into MKEWKSKMEISEEKDSARAAAQRLQTQISQECELVETSDPEDKLLRHWVSPLEDAVSHLPSQQRGISEINLIPKKATTGKKGHGYNEGEKILPAGERSHRYAVCGQSFKEKSGLNEHQKVHNINKTYECKECGKTFSRTSNLIIHQRIHTGKKPYVCNECGKNFNQSSNLTIHQRIHTGKKPYTCQECGKDFNQSSNLVRHKRIHSGENPYECKECGKAFKGSSNLVLHQRIHSGGKPYVCNECGKAFNQSSDLIIHHRIHTGEKPYECYDCGQTFSQSSHLVTHQRIHTGEKPFKCNECEKAFRQRSRLTEHQRLHSGEKPYECHECGKSFSGRTAFLKHQRLHTGKELECEKACTSDLELIKQQKIPREEKPYECTECGKTFRGSSDLIRHWMIHTGEKPYECNACGKAFSQRSHLVTHQKIHTGEKPYQCNECGKAFRQRSLLTQHRRIHSGEKPYECKECGKAFIWRTAFLKHQRLHTGERFEECQKTFTKNEELREEQRIHQEENTFRYNQCDRIFHGSSDLIRHQGSLNNC; encoded by the exons ATGAAGGAATGGAAGTCAAAGATGgaaatttctgaagaaaaagaTTCAGCGAGGGCAGCAGCACAAAGACTCCAAACACAGATCTCCCAGGAATGTGAGTTAGTTGAAACCAGTGATCCTGAGGACAAGTTATTGAGGCACTGGGTAAGCCCCTTAGAGGATGCAGTGAGCCATCTCCCTTCCCAACAGAGAGGTATCAGTGAAATTAATCTCATCCCCAAGAAAGCTACTACAGGAAAGAAAGGCCATGGAtataatgaaggagaaaaaatactTCCTGCAGGAGAAAGATCCCATAGATATGCAGTCTGTGGACAAAGCTTCAAAGAGAAGTCAGgattaaatgaacatcagaaaGTGCATAACATAAATAAGacctatgaatgtaaggaatgtggaaaaacCTTCAGTCGGACCTCAAACCTGATCatacatcagagaattcacacaggAAAGAAACCATATgtatgtaatgaatgtgggaaaaattttaatcaaagtTCCAATCTTACTATACACCAGAGAATTCATACAGGAAAGAAACCTTATACATGTCAGGAATGTGGAAAAGACTTCAATCAAAGTTCTAACCTGGTTAGACATAAGAGAATTCACAGTGGTGAGAATCCCTATGAATGTAAAgagtgtgggaaggcctttaAGGGAAGCTCAAACCTTGTCCTACACCAGAGAATCCACAGTGGAGGGAAGCCATATGTATGCaatgaatgtgggaaggccttcaaTCAAAGCTCAGATCTTATTATACATCacagaattcacactggagagaaaccctatgaatgttatGACTGTGGACAAACATTCAGTCAAAGTTCACACCTTGTCacacatcagagaattcatactggagagaaacccttcAAGTGTAATGAATGTGAAAAAGCCTTCAGGCAGCGTTCTCGCCTTACTGAACACCAGAGACTCCacagtggagagaaaccctatgaatgtcaTGAATGTGGGAAATCCTTCAGTGGGCGCACAGCTTTTCTTAAACATCAGAGACTACATACTGGAAAGGAACTTGAATGTGAAAAAGCTTGCACTTCTGACTTGGAACTcatcaaacaacaaaaaattcctaGGGAAgaaaaaccttatgaatgtaCTGAGTGTGGAAAAACTTTCCGGGGAAGTTCAGATCTCATTCGGCATTGGAtgattcatactggagagaaaccctatgaatgtaatgcatgtgggaaagcctttagccAGAGGTCACACCTTGTTACACACCAGaaaattcacactggagagaagccttaTCAGtgcaatgaatgtgggaaagccttcaggcAGCGTTCCCTCCTTACTCAACATCGGAGAATCCATAGTGGTGAaaagccctatgaatgtaaggaatgtggaaaagccttcattTGGCGCACAGCTTTTCTCAAACATCAGAGACTTCATACtggagagagatttgaagaatGTCAGAAAACCTTCACCAAGAATGAGGAACTTAGGGAAGAGCAGAGAATTCACCAGGAAGAGAACACTTTTAGGTATAATCAGTGTGATAGAATTTTCCATGGCAGCTCAGACCTCATCAGACATCAG GGCAGCCTGAACAATTGTTAG
- the ZNF594 gene encoding zinc finger protein 594 isoform X1, with protein MKEWKSKMEISEEKDSARAAAQRLQTQISQECELVETSDPEDKLLRHWVSPLEDAVSHLPSQQRGISEINLIPKKATTGKKGHGYNEGEKILPAGERSHRYAVCGQSFKEKSGLNEHQKVHNINKTYECKECGKTFSRTSNLIIHQRIHTGKKPYVCNECGKNFNQSSNLTIHQRIHTGKKPYTCQECGKDFNQSSNLVRHKRIHSGENPYECKECGKAFKGSSNLVLHQRIHSGGKPYVCNECGKAFNQSSDLIIHHRIHTGEKPYECYDCGQTFSQSSHLVTHQRIHTGEKPFKCNECEKAFRQRSRLTEHQRLHSGEKPYECHECGKSFSGRTAFLKHQRLHTGKELECEKACTSDLELIKQQKIPREEKPYECTECGKTFRGSSDLIRHWMIHTGEKPYECNACGKAFSQRSHLVTHQKIHTGEKPYQCNECGKAFRQRSLLTQHRRIHSGEKPYECKECGKAFIWRTAFLKHQRLHTGERFEECQKTFTKNEELREEQRIHQEENTFRYNQCDRIFHGSSDLIRHQVTHTGDKPYECKECGKTFNQSSDLMRHHRTHSGEKPYVCNKCGKSFRSSSDLIKHYRIHTGEKPYKCPECGKAFSQNSHLISHHRIHTGEKPFECSNCEKSFSGRTAFLKHQKLHTGKEYEECEKVFTQDLF; from the coding sequence ATGAAGGAATGGAAGTCAAAGATGgaaatttctgaagaaaaagaTTCAGCGAGGGCAGCAGCACAAAGACTCCAAACACAGATCTCCCAGGAATGTGAGTTAGTTGAAACCAGTGATCCTGAGGACAAGTTATTGAGGCACTGGGTAAGCCCCTTAGAGGATGCAGTGAGCCATCTCCCTTCCCAACAGAGAGGTATCAGTGAAATTAATCTCATCCCCAAGAAAGCTACTACAGGAAAGAAAGGCCATGGAtataatgaaggagaaaaaatactTCCTGCAGGAGAAAGATCCCATAGATATGCAGTCTGTGGACAAAGCTTCAAAGAGAAGTCAGgattaaatgaacatcagaaaGTGCATAACATAAATAAGacctatgaatgtaaggaatgtggaaaaacCTTCAGTCGGACCTCAAACCTGATCatacatcagagaattcacacaggAAAGAAACCATATgtatgtaatgaatgtgggaaaaattttaatcaaagtTCCAATCTTACTATACACCAGAGAATTCATACAGGAAAGAAACCTTATACATGTCAGGAATGTGGAAAAGACTTCAATCAAAGTTCTAACCTGGTTAGACATAAGAGAATTCACAGTGGTGAGAATCCCTATGAATGTAAAgagtgtgggaaggcctttaAGGGAAGCTCAAACCTTGTCCTACACCAGAGAATCCACAGTGGAGGGAAGCCATATGTATGCaatgaatgtgggaaggccttcaaTCAAAGCTCAGATCTTATTATACATCacagaattcacactggagagaaaccctatgaatgttatGACTGTGGACAAACATTCAGTCAAAGTTCACACCTTGTCacacatcagagaattcatactggagagaaacccttcAAGTGTAATGAATGTGAAAAAGCCTTCAGGCAGCGTTCTCGCCTTACTGAACACCAGAGACTCCacagtggagagaaaccctatgaatgtcaTGAATGTGGGAAATCCTTCAGTGGGCGCACAGCTTTTCTTAAACATCAGAGACTACATACTGGAAAGGAACTTGAATGTGAAAAAGCTTGCACTTCTGACTTGGAACTcatcaaacaacaaaaaattcctaGGGAAgaaaaaccttatgaatgtaCTGAGTGTGGAAAAACTTTCCGGGGAAGTTCAGATCTCATTCGGCATTGGAtgattcatactggagagaaaccctatgaatgtaatgcatgtgggaaagcctttagccAGAGGTCACACCTTGTTACACACCAGaaaattcacactggagagaagccttaTCAGtgcaatgaatgtgggaaagccttcaggcAGCGTTCCCTCCTTACTCAACATCGGAGAATCCATAGTGGTGAaaagccctatgaatgtaaggaatgtggaaaagccttcattTGGCGCACAGCTTTTCTCAAACATCAGAGACTTCATACtggagagagatttgaagaatGTCAGAAAACCTTCACCAAGAATGAGGAACTTAGGGAAGAGCAGAGAATTCACCAGGAAGAGAACACTTTTAGGTATAATCAGTGTGATAGAATTTTCCATGGCAGCTCAGACCTCATCAGACATCAGGTAACTCATACAGGAGACAAACCatatgaatgtaaagaatgtgggaaaactTTCAATCAGAGCTCAGACCTTATGAGACATCATAGAACTCACAGTGGAGAAAAACCTTATGTATGCAATAAATGTGGGAAATCTTTTAGGAGCAGCTCAGATCTTATTAAACACTATCgtattcatactggagagaaaccgtaTAAATGCCCTGAATGTGGGAAGGCTTTCAGTCAGAACTCACACCTTATTAGTCATCacagaattcacactggagagaaaccctttGAATGTAGCAACTGTGAGAAGTCCTTCAGTGGACGCACAGCTTTTCTTAAACACCAGAAACTTCACACTGGAAAGGAATATGAGGAATGTGAGAAAGTCTTCACACAAGACTTATTCTAA